In a genomic window of Rhinoderma darwinii isolate aRhiDar2 chromosome 10, aRhiDar2.hap1, whole genome shotgun sequence:
- the ICMT gene encoding protein-S-isoprenylcysteine O-methyltransferase, with protein MAGDGLVAEGRASVLSFVLGVSVVSLPYVTSRYTEPGQTLLGSAPGRITLILFVALVNGILLLLYRAHLYQVAIRAAFLGFAFGCGLLISITESPWRHFGWYMCSLSFFHYSEYVITALNNPRSLSLDSFLLNHSLEYTLAAISSWVEFTIEKTICPELKQITWLSIIGLSMVLFGESLRKSAMLTAGSNFNHIVQNEKSESHTLVTGGVYAWFRHPSYVGWFYWSIGTQVLLCNPVCLIGYTFASWRFFRERVEEEEFSLIHFFGQEYVEYKRNVPTGLPFINGVKVEP; from the exons ATGGCCGGCGATGGGCTGGTAGCGGAGGGCAGAGCGAGCGTGCTTAGTTTCGTGCTCGGGGTGTCGGTTGTTTCGCTGCCGTACGTCACCAGCAGATACACGGAGCCGGGGCAGACCCTGCTGGGCAGCGCGCCGGGGAGGATAACGCTCATCTTGTTTGTAGCGCTTGTGAACGGGATCCTGCTTCTCCTCTACCGGGCTCATCTGTACCAG GTCGCGATCAGAGCTGCGTTCTTAGGCTTTGCGTTTGGTTGTGGCTTGTTAATTAGCATCACCGAGTCACCATGGAGGCACTTTGGGTG gTACATGTGCTCGCTGTCATTTTTCCATTACTCGGAGTATGTTATTACTGCGCTGAACAATCCTAGAAGTCTGTCTCTGGACTCCTTCCTGCTGAACCACAGTCTGGAATACACACTGGCCGCCATCTCCTCCTGGGTAGAATTCACTATAGAGAAAACCATTTGTCCAG AACTGAAGCAGATCACATGGCTGAGCATTATTGGCCTGTCTATGGTTCTTTTCGGGGAATCTCTGAGGAAATCTGCGATGCTCACCGCTGGCTCCAATTTCAATCACATTGTTCAAAATGAGAAATCGGAAAGTCACACCCTGGTGACCGGTGGCGTTTACGCCTGGTTCAGACACCCGTCCTATGTGGGCTGGTTCTACTGGAGTATCGGGACCCAG GTTTTGCTCTGCAACCCAGTCTGCCTAATTGGCTACACTTTTGCATCCTGGAGGTTTTTCCGTGAACGGGTTGAGGAGGAGGAATTCTCGCTGATTCATTTCTTT